GAACGCGAGCTCGACGCCCTCCAGGGCGGCGACGGCATCCACGTCAAGTACAAGCCCGGCACCTACGATCCGATCGCCGAGCGGTCCAACGACTACCTGATGGACCGTGGCGCCCAGCGGCGCAAGGAGTCCTTCTCCGGCATCGCAGGCATCGCGGCACAGGACTTCTCCCTGCAGGAGTCGATGGGCCAGATCTGCGACCGCACCAAGGAGCGTCTCGGCACCAGCGACGCCGCCATCATCCTGGCTCGCCGCCGTCTGCTGGCTGCTCTCGAGGACGTCGACTCCGACGACCTGCCCGGTCTCGACCCGGCGCACACCAATGTCCGCTCGACCTCGGTGCTGCTGCCGAAGGAGGTGCCCTTCGAGGAGGGTGCTGCCGAAGCGATCCAGGTCCGGCCGGGCGAGAACTTCGTCTCCATCTGAGCCACCAGGGAGCTCTCATGCACAAGTCATTGCTGCGTACGCGGTTGGCGAGCGCTGTGGCGCTGGGCCTCGCCGCGGCGTCGCTCGCCGGATGCACGGCCAGCGAGTCGGCAGGCGCAACGTCCTGTGAGGGGGCCAGCGTGGAGGCGGGGATCACCAACAGCCTCTCCGACTCGCTGCTCTACATCGCCAAGGACCGCGGCTACTTCGAGGCAGAAGGTCTCGACGTACGCCTCCGTCCGTTCAAGTCCGCCGGCGAGATGATCCCGTATCTCGCCGCCGGTCACCTCGCTGTCGGCGCCGGCGCGCCCTCGGCCGGCTTCTACAACGGGATCGCCCGGGACATCGACATCAAGATCGTCGCTGACAAGGGAAAGCTGGTCACCGACTACGACTACATGCCGCTGCTGGTCCGCAAGGAGCTGGTCGACTCCGGCAAGGTCAAGACCGTCGCTGATCTGAAGGGCCTCAAGGTCGCCGAGCCCGCGCCGGGCACCGCCACCACCTCCACCGCGGCAGCACTGCTGGAGGCTGCCGGGCTGACCTACGACGACATCCGGCACACCTACATCGGGTTCCCCGATCATGTTGCCGCTCTGCAGAACGGCTCTGTGGACGCCGCGCTCACCACCGAGCCGGCTGCCACCAAGGCGCTCGCGAGCGGCGCGGTGGTCAAGCTCGCCGACTCCACCGAGGTCTACAACAACCAACAGCTCGCCGTCCTGCTCTACAGCGGCGACTTCCCCAAGGAGCAGGGCGCCGCGGCGCAGTGCTTCATGGACGCCTACACCCGTGCCGCCAAGGACTACAACGCCGCCGTGGACGGGGGCGAGTGGACCGGCCCAGGGGCCGACGAGATCGCCGACATCATCGCGACGAACGTCGACACCGACTCGGAGGCCATCAAGAAGACCGTCCCCAGCTTCGTCGACGCGGGTGCCGCCCTCAACGTCGCGAGCCTCGAGCGCGACTACGGCGTCTTCGTCAAGCAGGGCCTCTACCAGGGCCAGTCAGAGATCAACTTCGACTCGCTGGTCGACACCAGCTTCGTCGACAAGGCGACGCAGTCCGCGTCGGAGGGATGAGTGAGATGACGAACATCGCAGAGGTGACGGCGCCGCCGGCCGCCGTCACGGCCACCCAGGTCAAGAGACGTCTGACGCCGAGCCGCACCGCGCTGCGTACGGTCTCTGTCCTGAGCCCGGTGCTCCTGCTCGTCGGTTGGGAGATCCTCTCCCGAGCAGGAGTCCTGGACGAGCGCTTCTTCCCGGCCCCGACCCTGATCTTCCAGGCCCTGTGGGACGAAGCGACCACCGGTGCGCTCTGGGAGCAGTCCCGGCACAGTCTCAGCCGGCTGGTGGTCGGGTTCTTGATCGGTGCCGTCCCGGCCGTCGTGCTCGGCGTGGCGATGGGCCTGTCGAAGATGGTCAACGCTGCCTTGCGCCCGATCGTCTCGGCGCTCTATCCCGTGCCCAAGAGCGCGGTGCTGCCGCTCTTCCTGCTCTTCTTCGGCCTCGGCGAGGACACCATCTGGTATTTCGTCGCGATGGGCGTCTTCTTCCCGGTCGTGATCAACACGTTCACCGGGGTGGCCAACGTCTCCGGGATCTACTACGACGTCGCAGAGAACTTTGGCGCCAAGCGGGCGCGGGTCTTCTGGACGGTGGCGCTGCCCGGTGCGATGCCCAACATCATCACCGGCCTCGAGCTCGGTGCGGGGATGGGGCTGATCATGCTCGCCATCGCCGAGATGATGGGCGGTCAGGGCAACGGCTGGGGCTTCATGGTCTGGAACTCCTTCCAGCTGTTCACGATCGAGTCGATGTACGCCTACCTGCTGGTCTTCGCCATCGTCGGTCTCCTGCTCGCCCTGATCGTCGGGTTCGTGGGCCGTCGGCTCACCCCGTGGATCACTCGTCACTGACGCCACGACCCAACCGAGAAGGGATTCACCATGTCCAACACGATTGCCTCCACGAGCACGACCGCGTCGGCGACCGACGAACCCAAGATCAAGATCCGTGGCCTCGACAAGCGGTTCGACGTCTCGGGTGGCCATGTCGTCACCGCGTTGGAGAGCTTCGACCTCGATGTCCCCCAGGGACAGTTCCTGACCATCGTCGGCCCCTCCGGTTGCGGCAAGACGACCCTGCTGCGCATGCTCGCAGGTCTGGAGGCGGCGACCAGCGGCACCATCGAGGTCAACGGCGGCACCGCCGGGCGCCCCGAGAACTCGATGGTGTTCCAGGGCGACTCGATCTTCCCGTGGATGAGTGTGTGGGACAACGCGGCCTACGGCCTCGCGGTTCGGGGCGCCTCCAGGTCCGAGATCAAGGACACCGTCGGGCACTACCTGGACGCCACCGGCCTGACCAAGTTCGCCGATGCCTACCCGCACCAGCTCTCGGGAGGCATGCGGCAGCGCGTCTCGATCGCCCGCGCCTTCGCCAACGACCCCGAGATCCTGCTGATGGACGAGCCGTTCTCGGCGCTCGACGAGCAGAACAAGACACTGCTCCAGGCCGAGCTGCTGCGAATCTGGGACGAGTCCCGCAAGACCGTCGTCTTCATCACCCACTCGGTCGACGAGGCGGTCACGCTGAGCGACCGGATCATGGTGATGAGTGCCCAGCCCGGCACCGCCAAGGCCTTCATCGACGTACCGTTCGAGCGACCGCGTGACGTGCTCGAGCTGCGCCATCGCCCGGAGTACGGCGCCATCGTCTACGACATCTGGCAGCAGCTGCGTGAAGAGGTCGAGCGCGCCAAGCAGCAGGCCGAGGCCAAGAAAGCCCCCACGAGGCGGGGGTTGTTCCGACGATGAGCACGATCCGGGTGCGTGGCGCCGTCAGCGACGGCCGCGGTGGAACGGCCGTCCGGGAGCTCGGGCTACCGGACGACGTCAGCCGTCTGAAGATCGAGTCCTCGGCGGTGTGCGGGACCGACGTGACGCTCCACGCGGGCGGGCTCGAGAAGCCTGCCATCCTCGGGCACCACGTCATCGGCCGGGTCGACCATCTGACCGAGTCCGACGCCGAGTCTCTCGGCGTCGCGGTCGGCACCCGGGTCGCCGTGGAGGAGTACGTAGGCTGCGGTGAGTGTGCGGAGTGCCGTGCTGGCCGCTACCGGCTGTGCCCCTCGGTCGACCTGTGGACCGGCGGCGAGCGGGTCGGGATGATCCCCGCCACCCGCGCCTCGGGCCTGCACGGTGGCAACGCCGAATACCTGGAGCTGACCTCGCGGCACGTGCTGCACGCCCTGCCCGAGCACCTCAGTGTCGAGATGGCCGCGTGGACCCTTCCCCTGGCCAACGCCGTCGACTGGACGCTGGAGGCAGGACAGGTGGGTCCCGGCAAGAACGTGGTCGTCATCGGGCCCGGCTACCACGGCATCTCGTGCGTGGCCGCTGCTCTGGCAGGTGGGGCGGAGTCCGTGACCGTCCTGGGTCGGCGGAGCAGCGCTGCCCGGCTCGACATGGCGGCACGGATGGGTGCGCACACCGAGCTGAGCGACGATGGCGTCGTCGGGCGGGTGCTCGACAGGTCCGGTCCTGTCGACGCTGTCATCGACACCATCGGGTCACCGCAGACCTCGGCGGCGGCGGTTCAGCTTCTGAGCCGCTTCGGTGTGCTGGTGCTGGCCGGGTTGGCTGGCGGTGGCCCCACGCTCGACTCGACCGCGATCGTACGCAACATGCTGACCGTGCGAGGCGTCCGCGGACGATCCCCGGAGTCCGTCGCCCGAGCCATCGCGCTGCTTGATGCCGGCTCGACCCGGCTGGATGGCGTACCGACCTTTGCGGTTCCGCTCGAGGAGGTCGGCGACGCGTTGCACGCCATGGGCTCCGGGACCGGCCCCGCCACACCGCATGTCGTGATCGACCCCTGGCAGCTGCTCGCGGTCGACGAGAACGATCGTTCATCTTTGGAGGCAACCCGATGAATCCACTTCGCCGTTCCTACGAAGCACGTGTGCTGATGGTCCCGCTGGGCGCCGGCAACGCGGCGCTCGCCGATCAGCTCGTCGGCCTCGGGGTCGACGGCGTACGCGTGTTGACCGGGGCTGACCTGGTCGACGCGACGACGAAGCCGCTCGGGGAGAGCGCCTGGGAGCCGCCGTCACCGGCGAGCACCGGCCAGGTCACCGAGGCGGCCGACATGGTGGTCCTGGTGGCCACCGACCTCGCCGACGCGCCGGTCGACACCGTGCGCGAGGTCTGCGAGGCGGCAAGGGCCGGTGGTGACCTGATCGCCGCGGTGCTGGTGGCGCCTCAGAACTGGGATACACCCGCGGGCGCCGCGGCCATGGTCACCCTCCGCCAGGAGGTCGACATGCTGGTCACCGTACGCGGCCCGAAGCTGCTGGCGGCGCTGCTCGACGTGCTGCGGGGCGGTCCCCGTGCCGAGATCGACCCGCAGCTGGTGGCAGAGGTGGCGCGATGACCGGCGAGGAGCAGGACTTCTTCGAGGTCACGGTCCGCCAGGCTCGGCTCGAGGCCGACGGCGTGATCTCGTTGGAGCTGGTTCCGGACAGCGGGCTGCTCCCGGCGTACGAGCCGGGCTCCCACCTCGACATCGAGCTGCCCTCCGGCGTGGTGCGCCAATACAGCCTGTGCAGCCCGCCGGCCGATCTGAGCTTCTATCGGATCGCCGTTCTGCGTGAGCCCGAGGGACGTGGCGGTTCCGCGGAGATCCACGAGACGATGCTCGTCGGCAAGCGGCTACGGATCCGGGGGCCGCGCAACCACTTCCAGCTCGAGCCGTCACCCCGCTACCTGTTCATCGCCGGGGGCATCGGCATCACCCCGATGCTGGCGATGGTGATCCGGGCGGAGCGCGAGAAGTCGCCCTACGAGGTCGTCTACGTCGGCCGCCACCTGGAGTCGATGGCGTTCCGCGACAAGCTGGCCACCGGCCCGCACGTCAAGGTGCTGGTGAGCTCGGCAACCGGTCGCCCTGACCTGGACGAGCTCGTCGGCTCGGTCACCGACGACACCCTCGTCTATGCCTGCGGGCCGGACGCGATGCTCAAGGATCTGGAGGCGGCCTGCGAACGAGCCGGCCGTGCCGGCCAGCTGCGTACGGAGCGGTTCGCCTCGGACGGCGCGGCCGCGGCCGAGTCGGCGAGCGGGGGAGCATTCGAGGTGGAGCTGCGCAGGTCGGGCACGGTGCTCACCGTCGGAGCCGATCAGGGCCTGCTCGAGGTGATCGAACCTCACTGCGACGTGATGACCTCGTGCGAGGACGGCTATTGCGGCACTTGCGAGACCGCTGTGCTCGAGGGCACGCCCGAGCATCACGACACGATCCTCAACGAGAGGGAGCGGGAGGCCGGGAAGACGATGATGGTCTGCGTGGGCCGGTCCAAAGGCCCCCGTCTGGTGCTCGACCTCTGACCCCTGGGGTCTCAGCCGGCGCTGAGCTGTGGCGCCGCCGCCAGGTCGGCCTCGATCGCCCGTGTCGTGACGAGCAGCTCTGGGAGGACGTCGTCGCGGAGCTGTTGCACGCTGGTGCGGGTGACGTGCACGGCGACGTTGACCGCCGCGACGGTGTGGCCGTCCGGGCCGCGCACGGGTGCCGCGAGCGAGCGCAGCGCCGGGTCGAGCTCTTGGTCGGTGATCGCATAGCCGTCCGCGCGAGCCCGAGCGACCAGGCGCGCCACCTCCGCGGGCGAGGTGCGGGTGTGGCCGGTGATCGGCTCGCCGTGCAGACCGTCGAGGAACCGCTGCAGGTCCTGCTCGCCCAGGTCGGCGAGCAGGACGCGACCGCTGGACATCGCGAAGGCAGGTAGCCGGGTGCCGACGGCGATGTTGACCGTCATCATCCGTGAGGCCTTCACGCGATCGACGTAGACGACCGAGTCGCCGTCGAGGACCGTGAGCGAGCAGGTGTCGTGCACCCGCGCGGCGAGGGCGGCCAGGTGTGGGTGAGCGACCTCGGGGAGCCCCAGCCCGGCGAGGTAGAGGTCGCCGAGCTCCATCACCTTGGGGCGCAGCCAGTAGGTCGGGCCGTCGGTCGCGACGTATCCGAGCTTCTCGAGCGTCAGCAGCAACCTGCGGGCGGTCGCCCGGGTCGTGTCGGCCAGCCGTGCCACTTCCGCCAGGGATACCGGATGGTCCGCGCGGCTCAGGATCCCGAGGACGTCGAGGCCGCGCAGCAGGGAGGTGACGGTCTCGCTGCTTGCCGGCGTCGAGGTCATGCGTCGACTCTACTCAACGCCCGCGCCACGTCGTGGCGCCCGAGACAACGGCGCGAGGACGCAGCGATCGCCCGCCAGCAGGAGCGCGCGCCCGGGCAGGTCGTGATGCTCGACGGTGGAGCCCAGCCCGAGCCGTAGGAACAGATCTCGTACGCGGCCGGGGTCGATGTCGTCTGCCGGGCGAAGTCCCAGCGCCTGCCGGATCGTCTCGGCATGGATCCGTTGGCCGCCGAGCCGGTCCCACCGCTCGGCGACGAGGGCCGACTGCCCGCCGAAGGTGACCAGCTCGGTGCGGGTCGCGGGGATCCCGCGGGAGCGGGCGTGGTCGAGGTCCGCGATGCGTGCAGCGCCCTCCTCGGGCGTCGTGGGTCGCAGGATGTGGGTCGAGGGGTGCTCGTAGGTCGGCCAGAGCCACTTGCCAGATGCCCGCCGCAGCGCGAACTTCCCGTGGTGACCGCCCAGCGAGAACCTCGGCCGCGCGCGCTGGTCGAGCCACGAGGTGGGCTGGTTGCGCAGCGCCGCGAGCCGGGTCGCGATCTCGTGCAGGGGAGCCTCGACGGGCTGCGGCGCGCGTCGCCACGGCAGGTCGGGGTCGGGGGAGAGCGAGATCGCTCCGGCGAGGTCGTCGCCGTAGGAGGCGAGCAGCGTCATCGGCTCGGTGTCGGGCAGGCCTCGCTCGCGCGCCCATCGGCGGCGTACGTCCTCCCGGGCGGGCAGCAGGTTGTCGAGCCATGCCCGGGCGGCTGCCGGGGTCACCGGCTGGCCGGAGCGGGGCAGCGAGAGGGAGATCGGGGTGGGGCCGGCGCTGTCGTCGTAGGCGAACGCGATCCGCGGCCCGGCGTGGCGGAAGATCCCGATACGGCGGCGGCCGGCGAAGGCGTACAGCTCCGCCATCAGCCGGTGCAGTGCGCGAGCACGGCGTCGAGGTCGACGTCCTCCAGGTGCGGGGCGATGGCGGTGAGCTGGGCGGGCGCGAGGTAGACGTCGAGCACCTCCAGCAGCGCGAGCGCCTTGCCGAGCTCGGCGCGCGGATGGCCCGCCTCGACGTCGACGACGAAGCGCCGGCCGACGCCGGCGCTCTGCGCGAGATCGCCCTGGGTCAGGCCGGCACGTTGCCTGGCGGAGCGTACGGCGGCGCCGAAGGCGGCCGGGGAGGTCAGGTAGGGCGACGGCACGGTGAACAGTCTATCGCGGTGTTCCCGTACGGGAACACCGTCGGGCGATGGTGCTGTCACCGCGCTCAAACCGCTGCTTACAGTGCCGAACATGAAGATCACCGTTGTCGGCGTGGGCTACGTCGGGATGTCGCTCGCGGTCCTGCTCGCCCAGAAGCACGAGGTCGTCGTCCTCGACATCTCCCAGGAGCGCGTCGACCTGGTCAACAACGCCACGAGCCCGATCGAGGATGCCGACATCGCCGCCTTCCTGGCGACCAAGGACCTCGGCCTGCGCGCCACCCTCGACAAGGAGGACGCCTACGCCGGCGCCACCTACGTCATCGTCGCGACGCCGACCAACTACGACGAGGCCTCGAACTACTTCGACACCTCCAGCGTCGACGGTGTGATCGCCGACGCCACGAGCCATGCGCCGGACGCGACGGTCGTGGTGAAGTCGACCATCCCGGTCGGATACATCACCGCCAAGCGCGAGGAGCACCCCGAGACGACGCTCATCTTCAGCCCCGAGTTCCTGCGCGAGGGCCGGGCGCTCCACGACAACCTGCACCCCTCCCGCATCGTCGTCGGCGACGACTCTCCGGCAGCGAAGGGCTTTGCCGAGCTGCTGCTCGAGGGCTCTCTGGAGTCCAACGTGCCGGTGCTGATGACCGGGGCCACCGAGGCCGAGGCGATCAAGCTGTTCGCCAACACCTACCTCGCGCTGCGGGTCGCCTACTTCAACGAGCTCGACACCTACGCCGCGACCCACGGCCTCAACACCACCCAGATCATCGAGGGCGTCGGGCTCGACAGCCGGATCGGCACCCACTACAACAATCCGAGCTTCGGCTACGGCGGCTACTGCCTGCCCAAGGACACTCGGCAGCTGCAGGCCAACTACCAAGACGTGCCGCAGAACCTCATCTCGGCGATCGTCGAGGCCAACACCACGCGCAAGGACTTCGTCGCCACCGACATCCTGCGCCGCGAGCCCAAGGTGGTCGGCGTCTACCGCCTGATCATGAAGTCGGGGTCCGACAACTTCCGTGAGTCGTCGATCCAGGGTGTGATGAAGCGGATCAAGGCCAAGGGCGTCGAGGTGGTCATCTACGAGCCCGAGCTCGACGAGGCGACCTTCTTCAACTCCGAGATCATCAACGACCTCGAGGAGTTCAAGAAGCGCGCCGACGTGATCATCGCCAACCGGCGCACCGACGTGCTCGCCGACGTCGCCGACAAGGTCTACACCCGCGACATCTACGGGCGAGACTGACCCGCGACGTACGCCCGTGGGCGACCAGCGGGTCGCAGGCCGATGAACTTCGGCCCGCAGCCGAGAGTGCGCTGATGCGTACAGTTATGGTCGCGTCTTCTGTTCAGCGTCTAGGAATGAGGCAACATCATGGGTGACTCCGAGACCCGCCCCTGGGGTTCGTGGCACGTCATCGACATCGGTCCGGGCTACAAGGTCAAGCGGATCGAGGTGCTGCCGGGCAGCCGCCTCTCCTACCAGACCCACGACCACCGCTCCGAGCACTGGGTGGTCATCTACGGCAAGGCGACCTGCGTCATCGACGGCGTCACCACCGTCGCCGGCCCAGGTGAGTCGGTCGACGTCGCCGTCGGCCAGGCCCACCGCATCTGCAACGAGACCGACGAGCCGCTCTCCATCATCGAGGTGCAGCGCGGCGGCTACACCGGCGAGGACGACATCGTCCGGCTCGAGGACGACTTCGGTCGCGCTGAGCAGAAGGCGGCCACGGCAGAGGCGTGAGCGAGCCTCAGGCCAGCAGCCCGAGCAGATACTTCCCGTAGCCGCTCTTCAGCAGCGGTTGGGCGAGCTCGGAGAGCTGCTCGTCGGAGAGCCAGCCCTGACGCCAGGCGACCTCCTCGGGGGAGCCGACCTTGGTGCCTTGGCGGTGCTCGATGGCGCGGATGAAGTTGGCGGCCTCGTTGAGGTCTTCGAGGGTGCCGGTGTCGAGCCAGGCGGTGCCGCGCGGCAGCACCTCGACCTGGAGCGTGCCGGCCTCGAGATAGATGCGGTTGAGGTCGGTGATCTCGAGCTCTCCGCGCGCGGAGGGCCGCAGGTTGCGGGCATGCTCGATCACCGAGCTGTCGTAGAAGTAGAGGCCGGGCACGGCGTACGGGCTCTTCGGCTTGTCGGGCTTCTCCTCGAGCGAGATCGCCGTGAACGACTCGTCGAACTCGACGACGCCGTAGGCCCGCGGGTCGGCGACGCGGTAGCCGAAGACGGCGCCGCCGGTGATCGTCTTGAAGCGGGCCAGCTGGGTGCCGAGGCCGGGGCCGTAGAAGATGTTGTCGCCCAGGACCAGCCCGACACCGTCTTCGGACTCGTCGAGGAAGCCGACGTCGGCGCCGATCGTGAAGGCCTGGGCGAGGCCGTCGGGGGAGGGCTGCTCGGCGTAGCTGATGTTGACGCCGAGATGGCTGCCGTCGCCCAGGAGCCGGTGGAACCCGGTGGCCTCGTGGGGCGTCGTGATCACCAGGATGTCGCGGATGCCGGCGAGCATCAGGGTGGTCAGCGGGTAGTAGATCATCGGCTTGTCGTAGATCGGCATCAGCTGCTTGCTGATCGCCAGCGTGATCGGGTGCAGACGTGAGCCGGTGCCCCCGGCAAGGATGATGCCCTTCATGGTTCGTCGATCCTACGGATGTTCATCCGACGTTCCGTGGAACCCGCCGAGGCCCGGGGCTCAAGGCGCGGTTAATTCTGCCTACGATGAGCCGGTGGATTCGATTCTTGTGACCGGTGGGGCCGGGTTCATCGGCTCCAACTTCGTGCACCACCTCGTGGCCAACACCGATGCGTACGTCACGGTGCTCGACAAGCTGACCTATGCCTCTTCCGAGGCGGCGATCGCGGGGCTCCCGGAGGATCGGGTCAGGCTCGTCGTCGGGGACGTCTCCGACGCCGCGGTCGTCGAGCCGCTGGTGGCGGAGTCGGACGCCGTGGTGCACTACGCGGCCGAGTCGCACAACGACAACTCGCTCTCCGACCCCGCGCCGTTCGTGCAGACCAACATCGTCGGCACCTTTGTGCTGCTCGAGGCGGTCCGTCGCCATGATGTGCGGTTCCACCACGTCTCCACCGACGAGGTCTACGGCGACCTCGACCTGGATGACCTCAAGCGCTTCACCGAGGACACGCCCTATCAGCCGTCATCGCCCTACTCGGCGACCAAGGCGGGCTCCGACCACCTGGTGCGCGCCTGGGTGCGCTCCTTCGGGGTGCGCGCGACGATCTCCAACTGCTCCAACAACTACGGCCCGTGGCAGCACGTCGAGAAGTTCATCCCGCGCCAGATCACCGAGGTGATCGAGGGCCGCCGGCCGCGCGTCTACGGCGACGGGCTCAACGTGCGCGACTGGATCCACACCGAGGACCACTCCTCCGCGGTCCGGACGATCCTGGAGAAGGGGCGCATCGGGGAGACCTACCTGATCGGCGCCGACGGCGAGAAGTCCAACGTCGACGTGGTCCGCGCGATCCTGCGCCGCTTCGGGCGTCCCGAAGAAGACATCGAGTGGGTCACCGACCGCGCCGGCCACGATCGTCGCTACGCCATCGAGTCGGGCAAGCTGCGCACCGAGCTGGGGTGGTCGCCGGCCTACGAGGACTTCGACAAGGGCCTGGCCGCGACGATCGCCTGGTATCAGGACAACGAGGCCTGGTGGTCGCCGCTCAAGCACGAGACCGAAGCCAAGTACGCCGCGAAGGGGCAGTGACTGTGCCCGATCTGACCCTCGAGGAGACCCCGATCCCGGGTCTGCTGGTTACCCACCTGACCGTGCACGGCGACGCCCGCGGCTGGTTCAAGGAGAACTGGCAGCGCGCGAAGATGACCGAGCTCGGGCTGCCCGACTTCGGGCCGGTGCAGAACAACATGTCCTTCAACGCCGCCCGCGGAGCCACCCGGGGCATCCACGCCGAGCCGTGGGACAAGTTCGTCTCCGTCGCGTTCGGGCGGGTCTTCGCGGCGTGGGTCGACCTGCGCGAGGGCGACTCCTTCGGGGCGACCTTCTCGATCGAGATCGGCCCCGATGTCGCGGTCTTCGTGCCGCGAGGTGTCGGCAACTCCTACCAGGCGCTGGAGGATGACACCGTCTACTCCTACCTGGTCAACGACCACTGGCGGCCTGGCATCGCCTACCCGGCGGTCAACCTCGCCGACGAGACGGCCGCGTTCGCGTGGCCGATCCCGCTGGAGTCCGCGGAGATCTCCGAGAAGGACCTCGCGAACCCGCGCCTGGCCGACGTCACCCCGATGAAGCCGAAGAAGACGCTGATCATCGGCGCCAACGGCCAGCTCGGCCGGGCGCTCGCGGAGGTCTTCCCCGACGCCGACGCGGTCGACCTCGACGAGCTCGACATCTCCGACGAGAAGGCGGTCGAGGCCTGGCCGTGGGCCGACTACCAGCTCATCCTCAACGCCGCCGCCTACACCGCAGTCGATCTCGCCGAGACCGACGACGGTCGGCGCACCGCCTGGGCGGCCAACGCGACCGCCCCGGCGCGGCTCGCCCGGGTGGCGACCGAGCACCGGCTCACCCTCGTGCACTACTCGACGGAGTATGTCTTCGACGGCACCGCGACCGAGCACACCGAGGACGAGCCGATCTCGCCCCTCGGCGTCTACGCGCAGTCCAAGGCGGCCGGCGACATCGCCGCCGCCGGCACCGCTCGCCACTACATCCTGCGCACCTCCTGGGTCGTCGGCGACGGGAAGAACTTCGTGGCGACGATGAAGGGCCTTGCCGAGAAGGGCGTCTCGCCCACCGTGGTCGACGACCAGATCGGCCGGCTCACCTTCACCGACACCCTCGCCGCGGCCACCGCTCACCTGCTGCGGTCGGAGGCGGCGTACGGGATCTACAACTGCACCAACGCCGGAGAACCGTGCTCGTGGCGCGACATCGCCGCCGAGGTCTACGCGCTCAGCGGCCGCGAGCCGGGCGACGTCGGTGCCACCTCCACCGAGGCCTACTTCGCCGGCAAGGAAGGCGTCGCGCCGCGTCCCCTCAACTCGGTGATGGTGCTCGACAAGCTCACCGCCACCGGCTTCGAGCCCGAGGACCACCTCGAGGCGCTGCGCCGCTATCTGACGCCCTGAGCGCCGAGTCGGCTCGTTCTGACCGATATCCGCGTCGAGTCGGCTCGTTAGAACGAGCCGACTCGACGGGTCATTTGTTCGTACGGTCGGGGAGGCGCCAGGCTGCGGCGTTGTTGTCGAACGCGGGCAGGCCACGGGTCTGGCGCAGGAAGCCCCAGGCCAGCGGGCCGAGGAGGAGCATCGCGCCGCCGAGGAGGAGCAGCAGGTCGCCGTCGGCGCCGAGCATCTTGGCGCCCGAGAGGGTCAGCATGATGACGATGCCGCGGCGGATGACCGACTGGGAGACCCAGCGCGCCATCCGGGAGCCGAGGAAGGTGCCGGGGGTGCCGCCGAGGATGAGCGGGATCAGCACCGCCCACTCGACGCCGTGGTTGAGCACCTGCCCGATCGCGGCAGCGAGCACCAGCGGCACCGCCTGCACCAGGTCGGTGCCGACCAGCTTGACCGCCGACAGC
The sequence above is drawn from the Nocardioides albertanoniae genome and encodes:
- a CDS encoding ABC transporter substrate-binding protein — its product is MHKSLLRTRLASAVALGLAAASLAGCTASESAGATSCEGASVEAGITNSLSDSLLYIAKDRGYFEAEGLDVRLRPFKSAGEMIPYLAAGHLAVGAGAPSAGFYNGIARDIDIKIVADKGKLVTDYDYMPLLVRKELVDSGKVKTVADLKGLKVAEPAPGTATTSTAAALLEAAGLTYDDIRHTYIGFPDHVAALQNGSVDAALTTEPAATKALASGAVVKLADSTEVYNNQQLAVLLYSGDFPKEQGAAAQCFMDAYTRAAKDYNAAVDGGEWTGPGADEIADIIATNVDTDSEAIKKTVPSFVDAGAALNVASLERDYGVFVKQGLYQGQSEINFDSLVDTSFVDKATQSASEG
- a CDS encoding ABC transporter permease, producing MTNIAEVTAPPAAVTATQVKRRLTPSRTALRTVSVLSPVLLLVGWEILSRAGVLDERFFPAPTLIFQALWDEATTGALWEQSRHSLSRLVVGFLIGAVPAVVLGVAMGLSKMVNAALRPIVSALYPVPKSAVLPLFLLFFGLGEDTIWYFVAMGVFFPVVINTFTGVANVSGIYYDVAENFGAKRARVFWTVALPGAMPNIITGLELGAGMGLIMLAIAEMMGGQGNGWGFMVWNSFQLFTIESMYAYLLVFAIVGLLLALIVGFVGRRLTPWITRH
- a CDS encoding ABC transporter ATP-binding protein, with amino-acid sequence MSNTIASTSTTASATDEPKIKIRGLDKRFDVSGGHVVTALESFDLDVPQGQFLTIVGPSGCGKTTLLRMLAGLEAATSGTIEVNGGTAGRPENSMVFQGDSIFPWMSVWDNAAYGLAVRGASRSEIKDTVGHYLDATGLTKFADAYPHQLSGGMRQRVSIARAFANDPEILLMDEPFSALDEQNKTLLQAELLRIWDESRKTVVFITHSVDEAVTLSDRIMVMSAQPGTAKAFIDVPFERPRDVLELRHRPEYGAIVYDIWQQLREEVERAKQQAEAKKAPTRRGLFRR
- a CDS encoding zinc-dependent alcohol dehydrogenase encodes the protein MSTIRVRGAVSDGRGGTAVRELGLPDDVSRLKIESSAVCGTDVTLHAGGLEKPAILGHHVIGRVDHLTESDAESLGVAVGTRVAVEEYVGCGECAECRAGRYRLCPSVDLWTGGERVGMIPATRASGLHGGNAEYLELTSRHVLHALPEHLSVEMAAWTLPLANAVDWTLEAGQVGPGKNVVVIGPGYHGISCVAAALAGGAESVTVLGRRSSAARLDMAARMGAHTELSDDGVVGRVLDRSGPVDAVIDTIGSPQTSAAAVQLLSRFGVLVLAGLAGGGPTLDSTAIVRNMLTVRGVRGRSPESVARAIALLDAGSTRLDGVPTFAVPLEEVGDALHAMGSGTGPATPHVVIDPWQLLAVDENDRSSLEATR
- a CDS encoding PDR/VanB family oxidoreductase, encoding MTGEEQDFFEVTVRQARLEADGVISLELVPDSGLLPAYEPGSHLDIELPSGVVRQYSLCSPPADLSFYRIAVLREPEGRGGSAEIHETMLVGKRLRIRGPRNHFQLEPSPRYLFIAGGIGITPMLAMVIRAEREKSPYEVVYVGRHLESMAFRDKLATGPHVKVLVSSATGRPDLDELVGSVTDDTLVYACGPDAMLKDLEAACERAGRAGQLRTERFASDGAAAAESASGGAFEVELRRSGTVLTVGADQGLLEVIEPHCDVMTSCEDGYCGTCETAVLEGTPEHHDTILNEREREAGKTMMVCVGRSKGPRLVLDL
- a CDS encoding IclR family transcriptional regulator domain-containing protein yields the protein MTSTPASSETVTSLLRGLDVLGILSRADHPVSLAEVARLADTTRATARRLLLTLEKLGYVATDGPTYWLRPKVMELGDLYLAGLGLPEVAHPHLAALAARVHDTCSLTVLDGDSVVYVDRVKASRMMTVNIAVGTRLPAFAMSSGRVLLADLGEQDLQRFLDGLHGEPITGHTRTSPAEVARLVARARADGYAITDQELDPALRSLAAPVRGPDGHTVAAVNVAVHVTRTSVQQLRDDVLPELLVTTRAIEADLAAAPQLSAG
- a CDS encoding HipA N-terminal domain-containing protein, encoding MAELYAFAGRRRIGIFRHAGPRIAFAYDDSAGPTPISLSLPRSGQPVTPAAARAWLDNLLPAREDVRRRWARERGLPDTEPMTLLASYGDDLAGAISLSPDPDLPWRRAPQPVEAPLHEIATRLAALRNQPTSWLDQRARPRFSLGGHHGKFALRRASGKWLWPTYEHPSTHILRPTTPEEGAARIADLDHARSRGIPATRTELVTFGGQSALVAERWDRLGGQRIHAETIRQALGLRPADDIDPGRVRDLFLRLGLGSTVEHHDLPGRALLLAGDRCVLAPLSRAPRRGAGVE
- a CDS encoding helix-turn-helix transcriptional regulator; this encodes MPSPYLTSPAAFGAAVRSARQRAGLTQGDLAQSAGVGRRFVVDVEAGHPRAELGKALALLEVLDVYLAPAQLTAIAPHLEDVDLDAVLAHCTG